GCAATGCCTGCGCCAGCGTCGCCTCGACGGAGAACGCCAGGGTGCCCTGCTGCTGGCCGGCCAGGCTCGCCGCCGACTGCGGCAGCACATCCAGGAGCGATGAGTCGAATGCATCGGGCAAACCGCCCGTGCGAACCTGCGACGCTGCCATCGTTCCAGCCGTTCCAGCCTGCGTGCTCATGCAACTTTGCTCCCAAGTTTCGTCTGGCAACGGCCGCTTCCTGCCCCGCTGGCAGCCATTACGTGCAAATCCGGCACGAACGGCCGACGGCATGGTTGCGCCATCCGCGCTTGCGCCATCTGGATTCGGATCTGCAGGCGGGTGGATGGCCCGAGGCCGCGCATCGTGTCCGGCGTGCCGTCACGGGCGGCGCATTGATGCGTAGCTCCAACCCCGGACGACACCCGCTCCGACTCCCTGTCCTGCAAGACGCGTTCTGGTGGAAACGCAGGCACCCACCGGTCCTTCCGCCCCAATCACCTGATCAAACGGTTCGCGCCGCCTTCAGCGGCCATGCAATGGAAGAAAACACAGGCTAGGATTAGCGCGACCCGGGGGGCCTCCATGAGTCAGGACTTCGCGCTCTTGTACTACCAGCTCGGCCTTGAGCCCGGCTGCAGTCTCGAAGACCTCAAGCGTGCCTACCGCGTGCGTGTCGGCGAGCTTCATCCGGACCGGCACCTGGACAAGGCCGCATCGGCCGACACGCACCTGGCGCTGACCGAGCTCACCGCGCTCTACTCCAAGGCCATCCGCTTCCATCGCATCCATGGCCGCCTGCCCGGCGCTGCGCCCAAGGTCACGGTCCACGCTGCGCGCGGCTTCGAAGCTGCCGCGCCGCCCCCGGGGCCACGCACCGCGACGCTCGACGACCGCGTGTCGCAGAACCACACACCGGCACTGGCGACGATCACGGTGCTGGCATTGATCGTGATCATGGTGGCGCTGCACTGGTCGGAGAACCAGGTTGCGAAAAAGGCCGAAGAAGACCTCCAGGCCCAGCAACAGACCGTGCGCACTGCCGGCACGGAGCAGCCGATCCTCGAACTGGGCATGGAAGAGGCCGCGGTGATCTCGATCCAGGGTGCCCCGGTGCTGGTCCAGGACAACGTCTGGAACTACGGCTCGTCCTGGGTGCGCTTCGAGGAAGGTCACCTGGTGGACTGGAGCAGCGTGCCGCCGAACCGGCTGATGACGCTGACGCCCAGGCCGGTGCGCGAGGAAGCCGAAGAAGAAGCCAACTAGCCGGTCGAAGCCGGTCAGCGTGCCCCACGCTGGAACAGCACCACCTCGACCGTCTGCAGCAGGATGATCAGGTCGAATGCCAGGCCGTGGTTCTTGACGTAGAACAGGTCGAACTTGAGCTTCTCCTCGGCATCGCGCACCGAAGCCCCGTACGGGTAGCGCAACTGCGCCCATCCGGTCAGGCCCGGCTTCACGCAATGGCGCACCGCGTAGTAGCGGATCTCACGGCTGAGCATGTCGACGAACTGCGGGCGTTCCGGCCGCGGACCGACGATGCTCATCTCGCCGCGCAGGATGTTGAACAGCTGCGGCAGCTCGTCCAGGCGGGTCATGCGGATGAAACGGCCGACCCGGGTGGTGCGATCGTCGCCGGTCTGCGCCCAGCGGGCGACGCCGTCGTTCTCGGCATCCACGCGCATGCTGCGGAACTTGATCAGCTCGAACGGGCGGCCACCTTCGCCGATGCGAGTCTGCTGGTAGAGGATCGGGCCGTTCGATTCCAGGCGGACGCAGATCGCCACCAGCGCCATCAGCGGCCAGGTGACCATCAGCAGCGCGCCGGCGGCGAGCACGTCGAAGAAGCGCTTGTTCATGCAGCGCGAGGTCGAATGGTCGAAACCGCCGGAGAACACCAGCCACGAGGGATCGACCAGGTTGGTGGTGACGATGCCGGCCTCGCGTTCGAAGAATGTCGACAGGTCGGTCATGGTGACGCCGAGCTGCACGCAGGCCAGCATCTCGTCCATCGGCAGGCCGCCGCGGCGCTCGTCCGGAGCCACCACCACTTCGCTGATCTGCAGGCGGTGGGTCAGTTCGGCCAGCCCATCGGAAGGGGGCACGAGCAGGTTGGCGGGCACCGCCGCTTCCTGCCCCGGAATCGGCACATAACCGACCAGGGTGAAGGCACGACGATCGCTGTTGCGGCGCAGCCGGTTGTTGATCAGGTTGGCGTTGTGGCCGGCGCCGAGCACCAGCACGCGGCGGCGGAACAGGTCGCCGGCGAACACCTGCAGCACGCCCAGCCGAAGCAGGGCCATGCCGCCCAATGCCAGGATCAGCGCGATCACGATGACGCCACGGCCGATGTACGCCGCCGGCACCAGGTAATACAGCACCATCAGGCCGACGCCGCCGATCGCGAACGAGACCAGCATGCGCAGCGCGAACTCGAACCGGTTCAGGCGCCCGTGCACCTCGTACAGTCCCAGCGCCGCCATGGCCGTGGTGACGAACATCGCCACCAGGAAGGCCCTGACCGCGAGGTTCTCGGAGAAGATCTCATGGCCCTCCGGGTCGTTCATGAAACGCAGCCACGCCGCGCCTGCAACCGCCGCCATCACCAGCAACAGTTCCAGCAACCAGATGAGCACCAGCGCCCGGTTCTTGAGACTTGCCTTGCCGAAGACCATGAAACCGCACTCCCGCGGGGGGCATGCAAGACCCGATCGTTGCGGGCTGCATGCGGTTGACGCACACGCTGCGTGGGGGCTCCACGGCATCGCGTGCCATGGCAACCGTGCATTGCGTCGAGGGGTGTGGGCGGATCTGGTCAGGATGGCTGTCGCCATCTCCCCGGCCGTCGTTGCCTATCCCCTCAACGACTGACTCACGACACGTACAACGCCGGCTCGGCGACCACCCGGCCACCGACCGGTCGCAACCAGACGCCTTCGATCACCGCATCCACCGGCGCGGCAACAGCGGCGCTCCAGCGCGCACCAATCTCCAGCATCGACAACCGCACCGGACCGGCGTTGTCGGCCGTCGACGCAGTCAACGGCAGGACCGCGCCGTCGGCCGCGACAAAACTGGTCATTTCACGCTCAAGGCCGATGCCTTCGGCCTTCAGCAACGCTTCCTTGCGCACCCATAGCGCCAGCAGCTCACGGCTGTAGAGCGGCTCGCGCAGCCCGGCGAGCTGGCGCGCCTCTGACGCGTGGCAGACACTGGTCGATACCTGCGGCAACTCGCTCGCACGTAGCGACGGTTCGATGTCGATGCCCACCGGCCCCATCGCGCAGACGGCGAAGGCGGCCACGCCCTCGGCGTGGCTGAGGCTGGTGTGCAATGCCATGCCGGGCAGGCATGGGCAGCCACGCTCGTCGCGCGACAGCGGCACCTCTGCCGCCGGAATGCCGAGCACGCCGGCCAGCACCATTCGGTGCAGGGCGTAGGCAATGGTCAATGCTTCGCGGTCGGCCGGCAGTCGCCGATGCAGCACGCGCGAGCGTTCGGCCGGATCGAGCAGGGTCCAGGCTTCGTCCAGCCAGGACTGCCACGCCTCAAGCTCGGCGAACGCGACCACGCACGAGCGCGCCCGCGAGGGCCGCAGGTCCGGCGCGGCGGGCATGGCGCCAGGCACTCCGAGCGGGCGCACGGGCACGATCAGTGTCATCCGACACCCCGCGCCGTGTTGAATCCCCGTGCCATCTGTTCCCCCTGCCCGGCCTTGCGCCAGCTCACTGTCGATCACGACTACCCTCAACGCGGGAGCGCACGTGCTCAGGCCAAGTCGCCCATGGCGGGCCGCTTGCGGCACCTTCGCGTCGCCCGCGCGTCCTGTTCCGGCCCCGCTGCGCGTTATCTGCTGCGAGGCCGGATATCACCACCGTGATGTCGCCTCCCACAGGGGCCACCATGCGCGAACGCCAGCACAGCCATCCGTCCACGCCTTCGCGCGGCGCGTGCCGCGTCGGCGCCTGAGCACCATGGACACCACCGATTTCGAGGGCGGGCACGTTCCTGGAGGGCACGTTCCTGGAGGGCACGCTCACGGCGCCACCCGTGAAGGGCGCGGCGCCGATGGCCGTGCAGCCGCGCACGGCGCAAGCGCGGCACCCGCGCCGGCGACTTCGGCACCAACGTCGCTGCAGACCGTCAAGGTCGGCGTCGTCGGGCTGGGCTACGTCGGGCTGCCGCTGGCGGTCGCGTTCGCCAAGTATTTCGACACGGTCGGCTTCGACATCAATGCCGCCCGCGTCGAGGAACTGCGCCAGGGCCAGGACAGCACGCTCGAAGTCGATCCGGCCGAGCTGGCCGCGGCGCGCCGGTTGCGCTGCAGCTGCGACCTGGACGAGCTGCGCGAGTGCAATGTCTACATCGTCACCGTGCCGACCCCCATCGACGCGGCCAAGCGCCCCAATCTCGGGCCGCTCGCGCGCGCAAGCGAAACGATCGGCAAGGTGCTCAAGCACGGCGACGTGGTCGTGTACGAATCCACCGTCTACCCGGGTTGCACTGAAGAAGTCTGCGTGCCGATCCTGGAGCGCTCGTCGGGGCTGGTGTTCAACCGCGATTTCTTCGTCGGCTACAGCCCGGAGCGGATCAACCCCGGCGACAAGGATCATCGCCTGACCTCGATCCTGAAGATCACCTCCGGATCGACGCCGGAGGCCGCCGACTTCGTCGACCAGCTATACGGGTCGATCATCGAAGCCGGCACGCACAAGGCAAGCTCGCTGAAGGTCGCCGAAGCGGCCAAGGTGATCGAGAACACCCAGCGCGACCTCAACATCGCGCTGATCAACGACCTGGCGATCCTGTTCAACAAGCTCGGCATCGACACCCTGGAAGTGCTGCAGGCGGCCGGCACCAAGTGGAACTTCCTGCCGTTCCGGCCGGGCCTGGTCGGCGGCCACTGCATTGGCGTCGATCCCTACTACCTGACCCACAAGGCGCAGGAGATCGGCCACCACCCGGACGTGATCCTCGCCGGTCGCCGCACCAACGACGGCATGGGCTCCTACATCGCCAGCGAAGTCGTGCGGCTGATGGTGCGCAAGGGCATCAACCCGGTGCAGGCGCGGATCCTGATCCTGGGCCTGGCGTTCAAGGAGAACTGCCCGGACCTGCGCAATACCCGCGTGGTCGACATCGTCCACGCATTGCGTGGCTACAACGCCAACGTCGACGTGCACGACCCCTGGGTCGATGGCGACGAAGCCGCTGCCGAGTACGGCATCACGCCGATCGACGTGCCCGCGACGGGCGACTACGACGCGGTGATCGTGGCCGTCGCCCATCGCCAGTTCGCCGAGCTCGGCGCACGGGGCGTGAAGGCGCTTGGCAAGCCGGTGTCGGTGCTCTACGACGTCAAGTACGTGCTGCCGCGCGACGCGGTCGACGGCCGGCTGTGACATCGCCCGCCCATTCCAACCCTTCCCCCACCCCTTTCGGAGATCCACCGCGATGAAGGTCCTCGTTACCGGCACGGCCGGATTCATCGGCTCGCATGTCGCGCTGGAACTGCTGCGGCGCGGTGACGAAGTGGTGGGATTCGACAACCTCAACAACTATTACGACGTCGGCCTGAAGAAGGCGCGGCTGGCGCGCTTCATCAGCCACCCGCGCTACACGCACCTGCATGCCGACCTGGCCGACCGCGACGCCGTCGAGGCCGCGTTTGAGCGCCATCGTCCGCAGCGGGTGGTGCACCTGGCCGCGCAGGCGGGCGTGCGCTACGCAGCGGAGAATCCGCACGTCTACATCAACAGCAACGTCACCGGTTTCCTGCACGTGCTGGAAGGTTGTCGCCGCCACACCAGCGAGCACCTGGTATTCGCGTCGACCAGTTCGGTCTACGGCGCGAATACGTCGATGCCCTTCTCCGAGCACCAGCCGACCGAACACCCGTTGACGCTCTATGCGGCGACGA
Above is a genomic segment from Lysobacter sp. S4-A87 containing:
- a CDS encoding TIGR03013 family XrtA/PEP-CTERM system glycosyltransferase, yielding MVFGKASLKNRALVLIWLLELLLVMAAVAGAAWLRFMNDPEGHEIFSENLAVRAFLVAMFVTTAMAALGLYEVHGRLNRFEFALRMLVSFAIGGVGLMVLYYLVPAAYIGRGVIVIALILALGGMALLRLGVLQVFAGDLFRRRVLVLGAGHNANLINNRLRRNSDRRAFTLVGYVPIPGQEAAVPANLLVPPSDGLAELTHRLQISEVVVAPDERRGGLPMDEMLACVQLGVTMTDLSTFFEREAGIVTTNLVDPSWLVFSGGFDHSTSRCMNKRFFDVLAAGALLMVTWPLMALVAICVRLESNGPILYQQTRIGEGGRPFELIKFRSMRVDAENDGVARWAQTGDDRTTRVGRFIRMTRLDELPQLFNILRGEMSIVGPRPERPQFVDMLSREIRYYAVRHCVKPGLTGWAQLRYPYGASVRDAEEKLKFDLFYVKNHGLAFDLIILLQTVEVVLFQRGAR
- a CDS encoding 4'-phosphopantetheinyl transferase superfamily protein, with the translated sequence MTLIVPVRPLGVPGAMPAAPDLRPSRARSCVVAFAELEAWQSWLDEAWTLLDPAERSRVLHRRLPADREALTIAYALHRMVLAGVLGIPAAEVPLSRDERGCPCLPGMALHTSLSHAEGVAAFAVCAMGPVGIDIEPSLRASELPQVSTSVCHASEARQLAGLREPLYSRELLALWVRKEALLKAEGIGLEREMTSFVAADGAVLPLTASTADNAGPVRLSMLEIGARWSAAVAAPVDAVIEGVWLRPVGGRVVAEPALYVS
- a CDS encoding J domain-containing protein, giving the protein MSQDFALLYYQLGLEPGCSLEDLKRAYRVRVGELHPDRHLDKAASADTHLALTELTALYSKAIRFHRIHGRLPGAAPKVTVHAARGFEAAAPPPGPRTATLDDRVSQNHTPALATITVLALIVIMVALHWSENQVAKKAEEDLQAQQQTVRTAGTEQPILELGMEEAAVISIQGAPVLVQDNVWNYGSSWVRFEEGHLVDWSSVPPNRLMTLTPRPVREEAEEEAN
- the tviB gene encoding Vi polysaccharide biosynthesis UDP-N-acetylglucosamine C-6 dehydrogenase TviB, which encodes MQTVKVGVVGLGYVGLPLAVAFAKYFDTVGFDINAARVEELRQGQDSTLEVDPAELAAARRLRCSCDLDELRECNVYIVTVPTPIDAAKRPNLGPLARASETIGKVLKHGDVVVYESTVYPGCTEEVCVPILERSSGLVFNRDFFVGYSPERINPGDKDHRLTSILKITSGSTPEAADFVDQLYGSIIEAGTHKASSLKVAEAAKVIENTQRDLNIALINDLAILFNKLGIDTLEVLQAAGTKWNFLPFRPGLVGGHCIGVDPYYLTHKAQEIGHHPDVILAGRRTNDGMGSYIASEVVRLMVRKGINPVQARILILGLAFKENCPDLRNTRVVDIVHALRGYNANVDVHDPWVDGDEAAAEYGITPIDVPATGDYDAVIVAVAHRQFAELGARGVKALGKPVSVLYDVKYVLPRDAVDGRL